The Hyphococcus flavus genome contains a region encoding:
- a CDS encoding winged helix-turn-helix domain-containing tetratricopeptide repeat protein — protein sequence MIYAFGDFELDARAVELRKNGSAAPVEPQVFALLALLAENHDRMVSKDEIIEKIWDGRIVSEAALTSRVKSARAALGDDGKAQKFIKTVHGKGFRFVGEVKALSPRTSIAATSSAPLTAPLTPQQSKKPSIAVLPFRLVGVAGPYAAIADALPDELIFELSRLRWLFVIARGSSFRFRGGEPDMSEVGAALGVRYCLTGFIEIVGDSIAVTVSLADTRDGGVIWGERYQSKLDDIYDIRSQIVASIVSSLEQQISVHEAQAARLLGPENLDAWSAYHIGLQHLYRFNNQDNEAAAAMFERAIALSPNFARAHAGLSSARFQDVFVQYKNDIAAARMAARVHAEKAVDLDPLDPFANFVMGRVHWIENNVAGGGAWLERAIRQSPNYAQGIYASAWADTVAGRASAARENVDLALNLSPLDPFRYAMLGVRAFTHFTDGEMAEAARLADEAARTPGAHVLIAMIAVGAHEANGDRAKAETWARNVRERNPAVSRKEFFMSFPFEHDDTRERISKALEAHGF from the coding sequence ATGATCTATGCGTTCGGAGATTTTGAACTCGATGCGCGGGCAGTTGAGCTCCGTAAAAACGGGTCGGCGGCGCCGGTCGAGCCGCAAGTGTTCGCGCTTCTGGCGCTGCTCGCCGAAAACCATGACCGCATGGTTTCGAAAGACGAGATCATCGAGAAAATCTGGGACGGTCGCATCGTATCCGAAGCGGCGCTGACAAGCCGGGTGAAATCGGCGCGCGCCGCGCTCGGCGATGACGGCAAGGCGCAAAAGTTCATCAAGACGGTCCACGGCAAGGGTTTCCGGTTTGTGGGAGAAGTGAAAGCGCTCAGCCCACGAACATCAATTGCAGCGACGTCTTCTGCGCCCTTGACCGCGCCATTGACGCCTCAACAATCGAAAAAACCATCAATTGCTGTTCTTCCGTTTCGGCTCGTTGGTGTTGCGGGCCCCTATGCGGCTATCGCAGATGCGCTGCCCGATGAATTGATTTTTGAATTGTCGCGATTGCGCTGGCTGTTCGTCATTGCGCGCGGATCGTCGTTCCGCTTTCGCGGCGGCGAACCCGATATGAGTGAAGTCGGAGCGGCGCTTGGCGTTCGCTATTGCCTGACCGGCTTTATTGAAATCGTCGGTGATAGTATTGCGGTGACAGTTTCGCTTGCCGATACGCGCGACGGCGGCGTGATCTGGGGCGAGCGCTATCAGTCAAAGCTTGACGATATTTACGATATAAGGAGTCAGATCGTCGCCAGTATTGTTTCATCGCTGGAACAGCAAATTTCCGTGCATGAGGCGCAAGCAGCGCGTTTGCTAGGCCCTGAGAATCTCGACGCCTGGTCCGCCTACCATATCGGGCTTCAACATCTTTATCGCTTTAACAATCAGGACAATGAAGCAGCGGCGGCGATGTTTGAACGCGCCATTGCCTTGTCGCCGAACTTTGCCCGGGCTCATGCGGGGCTTTCATCGGCGCGGTTTCAGGACGTATTCGTTCAGTACAAGAATGATATTGCCGCCGCGCGAATGGCGGCGCGGGTACATGCGGAAAAGGCGGTTGACCTCGATCCGCTTGATCCGTTCGCCAATTTCGTCATGGGCCGCGTTCACTGGATCGAAAACAACGTCGCCGGCGGCGGCGCCTGGCTTGAGCGCGCCATCCGGCAAAGCCCCAATTACGCGCAAGGGATTTACGCAAGCGCTTGGGCCGATACGGTGGCGGGACGCGCCAGCGCGGCGCGCGAGAATGTAGACTTGGCTCTCAATTTAAGCCCGCTCGATCCTTTCCGTTATGCCATGCTCGGCGTGCGCGCCTTTACGCATTTTACTGACGGCGAAATGGCAGAGGCGGCGCGGCTTGCGGATGAAGCGGCGCGAACCCCAGGCGCCCATGTGCTGATCGCCATGATCGCCGTCGGCGCGCATGAGGCGAATGGCGACAGGGCGAAGGCGGAGACTTGGGCGAGGAACGTGCGCGAACGCAACCCCGCCGTCAGCCGCAAGGAGTTTTTCATGTCGTTCCCGTTCGAGCATGACGACACCCGCGAGCGGATTTCAAAAGCGCTTGAAGCGCACGGGTTTTAG
- a CDS encoding tautomerase family protein translates to MPLVTIDVIEDVFTPDQKADLIDKLTEAIIEVEGENMRQVTWVKINEVKGNDWAIGGQKLSAREVHALAAGKAA, encoded by the coding sequence ATGCCACTCGTAACAATCGATGTCATCGAAGACGTTTTCACCCCTGACCAGAAAGCCGATCTGATCGATAAGCTCACTGAAGCCATTATCGAGGTCGAAGGCGAAAACATGCGCCAGGTCACCTGGGTCAAGATCAATGAAGTAAAAGGCAACGACTGGGCGATCGGCGGTCAAAAACTGTCTGCCCGCGAAGTCCATGCCCTCGCCGCCGGCAAGGCCGCCTAA
- a CDS encoding alpha/beta hydrolase: protein MRNFFSNPWGVAVGAVMLAASVTACAHQEVYVDEKSAVVGFDIAPCEPAFDGYEADCGALNVYENRKTKTGRIIPIKFVRVRARNGNETDDAVFVLTGGPGEGATPNASVRMQIEPTMATRDLVIVDQRGTGGSNPLDCLKYDLAGRPEAFKEMFERPFFDPENYKKCKDRLSEKADLTQYTTSIIADDINDLREALGYKKMTLSGGSYGTTLGLEIIRRHENHVRAAVFKGVVPPSVFQTETLAADADMALEGVIAACENDASCNEAFPSFRQDMAEVLDDVAKEPVKVTLPHSLTQEPTQVRVKYGELATAIRYVLYSAQVSAGLPLAVSEAKAGDYTKLTQFLPTLLYQLSEIGTEGMWASVRCAEEFPYIDVSRTRALSENTMLGTARLDSGLAICSFWPRGERAENFADPVRADTPVLMLTGEYDAASPPWMGEEAVRHLPNARLVVVPNSSHWDLGNPCVNQMVIEFVDTADVNAIDASCAADAKRPPFTLPQ from the coding sequence ATGAGGAATTTTTTCAGTAATCCATGGGGCGTTGCCGTTGGCGCTGTGATGCTGGCGGCGAGCGTCACGGCATGCGCGCATCAGGAAGTTTATGTGGATGAAAAGTCCGCTGTCGTAGGTTTTGATATAGCGCCTTGTGAGCCGGCATTTGATGGATATGAGGCCGATTGCGGCGCTCTTAACGTCTATGAAAACCGTAAAACCAAAACCGGCCGTATTATTCCCATCAAATTTGTCCGCGTCCGCGCGCGAAATGGAAATGAAACCGATGATGCGGTTTTTGTGTTGACAGGCGGGCCCGGAGAAGGCGCGACGCCCAATGCTTCTGTTCGAATGCAAATTGAACCGACCATGGCGACGCGCGATCTGGTTATCGTCGATCAGCGCGGTACGGGCGGATCAAATCCGCTCGATTGTCTGAAATATGATCTCGCCGGTCGGCCCGAAGCATTCAAGGAAATGTTCGAACGTCCGTTTTTTGACCCTGAGAACTATAAGAAGTGCAAAGACCGTCTCAGTGAAAAAGCCGACCTGACGCAGTACACGACCAGCATTATCGCCGATGACATTAACGATCTGCGTGAAGCGCTTGGGTATAAAAAAATGACGCTTTCAGGCGGATCTTACGGAACGACGCTTGGGCTCGAAATCATCCGCCGTCACGAAAACCATGTGCGCGCGGCTGTTTTTAAGGGCGTTGTTCCACCCTCTGTTTTTCAAACTGAAACCCTTGCTGCTGACGCCGATATGGCGTTAGAGGGCGTCATTGCGGCTTGTGAAAACGACGCCTCCTGCAATGAGGCTTTTCCTTCCTTTCGTCAGGACATGGCCGAAGTTCTGGATGATGTCGCCAAAGAACCAGTGAAAGTTACGCTGCCGCATTCATTGACACAAGAACCGACGCAAGTTCGCGTCAAGTATGGTGAACTCGCGACGGCCATCAGATACGTACTCTATTCGGCGCAGGTTTCAGCAGGTCTGCCTTTGGCCGTTAGTGAGGCTAAGGCTGGCGATTACACCAAGTTGACGCAATTTCTGCCCACATTGCTATATCAATTGTCTGAAATCGGAACGGAAGGCATGTGGGCGTCAGTCCGCTGCGCCGAAGAGTTCCCATATATTGATGTATCGCGCACGCGAGCACTGTCAGAAAATACAATGCTGGGAACGGCGCGTCTCGATTCAGGCCTTGCCATATGTTCGTTCTGGCCGCGCGGGGAGCGGGCGGAAAATTTCGCCGATCCTGTCAGGGCCGATACGCCAGTCTTGATGCTAACGGGAGAGTATGACGCGGCGTCACCGCCCTGGATGGGCGAAGAAGCGGTGCGGCATTTGCCCAACGCCCGGCTTGTGGTTGTGCCGAACAGTTCTCACTGGGATTTGGGCAATCCCTGCGTCAATCAAATGGTAATTGAATTTGTCGATACAGCCGATGTGAATGCAATTGACGCCAGTTGTGCGGCTGACGCAAAGCGCCCGCCATTCACTCTGCCTCAATAA